CGACCTCTGGCAGATGACCTGGAGCGCCACCGGCGCCATCCGCTGGACGCCCATCTACGGCAAGGCGAGCTTCTTCTCGCTCTTCCCCTTCCACTTCCAGTTCTACCTCACGTTGGGCGGCGGGGCAGGCGGGATGAAGCGCGACAGCCTTGTATACTGCGTCGGCAGCCGCCCTTCGAGCGCCGTCACCTGCGGCAACCGTGAAGACGACGACCTGCGCCCCCTCCACCAAGAAGAGATCAAGCCGGTCATTCTGGGAGGCTTCGGCATGAAGTTCTTCATCTTGGATTGGCTCGGCTTCCGCGTCGAAGTGCGCGACATGATGTTCCCCGACAGCTTCCGCGAGAAGATCGACCGTGCGGCGGCCGAGCGCGATACCGCGGCAAACGAGGGCAACGCGCCGGCGCAAGGCACCCCGTCGGCGAACCCTGGCTTCACCCACCTGGTGTTCGCCAACATCGGCTTCGTTTTCACCTTCTGATCTTCCGCAAGCTTCAGGCGCCGCCCGCGTGCAGCAGGTGCGAGGCGCCGGAGGCCAATGAGGCGACATGAAGACCATCCTGAGAGTTTCTTTGGTGCTGGCCACCACCGCGCTCGGCTCGTCGGCGTGGGCGGCGGAAGGCGCGGCGGCGACCGAGCCCGCTGCTGCCCCGGCCGTCGAGGCGAAGGCCGAGCCCAGCGCCACGGCCGAGACCAAGACGGTCGAGGCCACGGCCCCGGACACCAAGCCCGCCGAGACCAAGCCGGCGGACGCCCCGCCCGCTGCCCCGGTGCAGGTCCCGAAGTTGGTGGAGGGCGCGCCGCTCGGCAACGCCAACGTCAGCGTCAACATCGTCCAGAAGAAGATCCACGAGAACGAGGGACGGCACGAGTTGGTGCTCTATCCCGCCGTGCTGCAGATCAACGGCAAGTTCACGCAGCACTACGGCGTCGGGTTGATGTACGCGTACCACCTGAGAGAGACCCTCGCGATTTCTCTCATGCCAATTTGGAACTACTGGAACCAGGAGTCGGACTTCAACCAGGAGCTCATCGACAAGGGCCACCAA
This genomic window from Vicinamibacterales bacterium contains:
- a CDS encoding outer membrane beta-barrel domain-containing protein, whose product is GGGYALSRHTSVADAASQTIVKDNPTKSAKVVDDFSDLWQMTWSATGAIRWTPIYGKASFFSLFPFHFQFYLTLGGGAGGMKRDSLVYCVGSRPSSAVTCGNREDDDLRPLHQEEIKPVILGGFGMKFFILDWLGFRVEVRDMMFPDSFREKIDRAAAERDTAANEGNAPAQGTPSANPGFTHLVFANIGFVFTF